Proteins from one Listeria innocua genomic window:
- a CDS encoding PTS lactose/cellobiose transporter subunit IIA produces MSEQDYVEETDSLNELSMNILIHAGNARNDLVKGLNHLEELEFNEAEELIASAKKEIVIAHSLQTDTLQLEASGNQIRYSTLFCHAQDTLMTAKSEILIGEHMLRLFKKMTELTKK; encoded by the coding sequence ATGTCAGAGCAAGACTATGTTGAAGAAACAGATAGTTTAAATGAACTATCCATGAATATTTTAATCCATGCAGGAAACGCAAGAAATGATTTAGTAAAAGGTCTCAATCACTTAGAAGAATTAGAATTTAACGAAGCCGAGGAATTAATCGCCTCTGCCAAAAAAGAAATTGTCATTGCGCATAGTCTGCAAACAGATACATTACAACTAGAAGCTTCAGGCAACCAAATCCGCTATTCAACTCTATTCTGTCATGCCCAAGATACTCTAATGACAGCAAAAAGTGAAATACTAATCGGCGAACATATGCTACGTTTATTCAAAAAAATGACCGAACTTACGAAAAAATAG
- a CDS encoding PTS sugar transporter subunit IIC: MNNKVMDFMTNKFAPKVNKVVKNPWVSAIQDAIMSALPLVFVGSLVTIVSLLKNLFPGMPDFSMISNFSFGMFGLVVAFLIPYYLMEKKGNSSQKLISGATGLVLFLMLLFPTISADGDAVFILSRFGATGMFLSITTGLFVGCVMNFAAKRSLFSEDTPIPDFVVGWFNSLLPITFILIVGWLITVQFNIDFFEVIVAVFSPLASIVQSYPGFVLSVFIPAFLYTFGISGWVMMPAIYPVYMAGLAENSQAVANGASASNIATQETVYALISIGGVGTTLSLSIMMLILSKSLQLKAIGKAVIVPSIFNINEPLFFGAPIAFNPYLMIPTWINAFLVPSIAYFVMSMNLVSIPAQSFLLWYMPYPVTSYLATQDFRAVIACLAIIVITWLVYLPFFKAYDNSLLKQEKLDAVEAEKEMVTN; this comes from the coding sequence ATGAACAACAAAGTGATGGATTTTATGACAAATAAATTTGCTCCAAAAGTAAATAAAGTTGTTAAAAATCCTTGGGTATCAGCAATTCAAGATGCAATTATGTCTGCGCTTCCACTCGTTTTTGTCGGTTCTTTAGTAACCATCGTTTCACTTCTTAAAAATTTATTTCCAGGTATGCCAGATTTTTCGATGATAAGTAATTTTTCGTTTGGGATGTTCGGTTTAGTTGTAGCATTTTTAATCCCGTATTATCTGATGGAGAAAAAAGGGAATAGCAGTCAAAAATTAATTTCCGGAGCTACTGGACTTGTATTATTTTTAATGTTACTATTTCCGACTATTTCAGCAGATGGAGACGCGGTTTTCATTTTATCTAGATTTGGGGCAACTGGAATGTTCTTGTCGATTACAACGGGACTATTTGTTGGTTGTGTAATGAATTTTGCGGCGAAACGTTCGCTCTTCAGTGAAGATACGCCAATCCCGGATTTCGTTGTCGGTTGGTTTAACAGTTTACTACCAATTACTTTTATTTTAATCGTTGGTTGGTTAATTACAGTTCAATTTAATATTGATTTCTTTGAAGTTATTGTGGCTGTGTTTAGCCCACTCGCATCGATTGTACAATCTTATCCGGGCTTTGTGCTTTCGGTTTTCATTCCCGCTTTTCTTTATACATTCGGGATTTCTGGATGGGTAATGATGCCAGCGATTTATCCAGTTTATATGGCAGGACTCGCAGAAAACTCACAAGCCGTAGCAAATGGCGCAAGTGCATCAAATATCGCAACACAAGAAACAGTGTACGCTTTAATTTCAATCGGCGGGGTGGGTACAACCTTATCACTTTCGATTATGATGCTGATTTTAAGTAAATCTTTACAGCTAAAAGCAATCGGAAAAGCAGTTATTGTTCCGTCAATTTTTAACATCAACGAACCATTATTCTTCGGAGCACCAATTGCCTTCAATCCATACTTAATGATTCCAACGTGGATTAATGCTTTCTTAGTTCCAAGCATCGCCTATTTCGTTATGTCGATGAACTTAGTGAGTATCCCCGCGCAATCATTCTTGCTATGGTACATGCCTTACCCAGTAACATCTTATCTCGCAACACAAGACTTCCGCGCGGTTATTGCTTGTCTAGCGATTATCGTCATCACATGGCTCGTCTATCTGCCATTCTTTAAAGCATACGATAACTCTTTATTAAAACAAGAAAAATTAGATGCAGTAGAAGCAGAGAAAGAAATGGTAACAAATTGA
- a CDS encoding NAD-dependent succinate-semialdehyde dehydrogenase, which translates to MSIKETSLPKVQTKLFINGKWIDGDNKETKDIVNPANGEVIAKIAQAGPKETKQAIKAAKDAFPDWAKMELADRVKLLHNIADLMEERADTLAKIMTLEQGKPLKESKGEVLTGAENFRFAAEEARRLYGETIPAPNNHAFIVKKQPIGVVAAITPWNFPGGMVTRKLAPALATGNTIVLKPSGDTPLSALAIFEIFEEAGLPKGVANIVMGSSKEIGETLTDSDDVRKLTFTGSTKVGQTLFKQSADTLKKISLELGGHAPFIVFADANLEAAVDDLITAKFRNNGQVCVSPNRIFVAKEIKEKFTKTLVAKVEKLKVGNGLDDVNVGPLIREDAIDKIDKQLKNATDKGAKVLTGGERLTGSDYDKGNFYKPTVLDNVTREMDIFYEETFGPVIPLIVFENEDEAIEMANDSEFGLASYFYTKDLARVEKVGAALEYGMVGANEIAISNPETPFGGVKHSGFGRENGHYGMEEYIQVKFINLKYRD; encoded by the coding sequence TTGAGTATTAAAGAAACAAGCTTACCAAAAGTTCAAACCAAATTATTTATTAATGGAAAATGGATAGATGGCGATAATAAAGAAACAAAAGATATTGTAAATCCAGCAAACGGCGAAGTCATCGCGAAAATTGCTCAAGCAGGACCTAAAGAAACAAAACAAGCGATTAAAGCTGCAAAAGATGCTTTTCCTGATTGGGCGAAAATGGAACTAGCTGACCGCGTTAAACTCTTGCATAATATTGCTGATTTAATGGAAGAACGAGCAGATACTTTAGCAAAAATTATGACCTTAGAACAAGGTAAACCATTAAAAGAATCAAAAGGAGAAGTTTTAACCGGCGCGGAAAACTTCCGATTCGCAGCTGAAGAAGCAAGAAGACTATACGGTGAAACAATCCCAGCTCCAAACAACCACGCGTTTATTGTTAAAAAACAACCAATTGGCGTAGTAGCAGCAATTACTCCGTGGAATTTCCCGGGTGGAATGGTGACACGAAAACTCGCACCAGCGCTAGCTACAGGTAATACCATCGTGTTAAAACCATCTGGAGATACCCCGCTTTCGGCTTTAGCTATCTTTGAAATTTTTGAAGAAGCTGGCTTACCAAAAGGTGTTGCTAATATTGTCATGGGAAGCTCGAAAGAAATCGGTGAAACTTTAACAGATAGTGATGATGTCCGCAAATTAACGTTTACAGGTTCGACAAAAGTCGGTCAAACACTATTTAAACAATCTGCTGACACCTTGAAGAAAATCTCGCTTGAGCTTGGGGGGCACGCACCATTTATCGTGTTTGCGGATGCTAACCTTGAAGCTGCAGTAGATGATTTAATCACAGCAAAATTCCGTAACAATGGTCAAGTATGTGTATCACCAAACCGCATCTTTGTAGCAAAAGAAATCAAAGAAAAATTCACTAAAACATTAGTCGCTAAAGTAGAAAAACTAAAAGTCGGTAACGGTTTAGACGACGTAAATGTTGGTCCGCTTATTCGCGAAGATGCCATCGACAAAATCGACAAACAACTTAAAAACGCGACAGATAAAGGCGCCAAAGTCCTAACTGGTGGCGAACGTTTAACTGGCTCTGACTACGACAAAGGTAATTTCTATAAACCAACTGTTTTAGATAACGTCACTCGTGAAATGGACATCTTTTATGAAGAAACATTCGGCCCCGTAATTCCGCTTATCGTTTTTGAAAATGAAGATGAAGCAATTGAAATGGCGAATGATAGCGAATTCGGTCTAGCATCTTATTTCTATACAAAAGATTTAGCACGCGTTGAAAAAGTCGGTGCAGCTCTAGAATATGGTATGGTTGGTGCAAACGAAATCGCTATATCCAATCCAGAAACTCCATTTGGTGGTGTAAAACATTCAGGATTTGGCCGCGAAAATGGTCATTACGGAATGGAAGAATACATCCAAGTGAAATTCATTAACTTAAAATATCGTGATTAA
- a CDS encoding permease — translation MFSHLPDSFLQMNTIFISILIEALPFVLIGVFIAGFIQMFISEKFIARVIPKNKFLAVIVGSLIGVFFPSCECGIVPIVRNLLAKGVPLHAGIAFMLTAPIINPVVLFSTYVAFGSTWEVPLLRVAGSLVVALVVGNIIAYFYKGTGLKERFLKYEAASEKVAVPAGNLALAGGPSGDVTTTKFQVLTTEGAQAEPEHDHAHHHHSEEHTHEKMSFSQKVWHTVQHAVDEFFSVGKYLVFGALIAAAMQTYIKTSTLVSIGHGPILSILLMMVLAFVLSLCSEADAFIGASFRSVFSTQSIVAFLVFGPMLDIKNLMMMLGAFKAKFVLLIVTSVTIVVFLYALVI, via the coding sequence ATGTTTAGTCACTTGCCGGATTCATTCCTACAAATGAATACCATTTTTATTTCTATTTTGATAGAGGCGCTGCCGTTTGTATTAATTGGCGTATTTATTGCTGGTTTTATTCAAATGTTCATTTCTGAAAAATTTATTGCTCGCGTTATTCCAAAAAATAAATTCCTAGCAGTCATTGTTGGCTCGCTAATTGGTGTATTTTTCCCATCCTGTGAATGTGGCATTGTGCCGATCGTTCGTAATCTACTTGCAAAAGGGGTACCGCTTCATGCTGGAATTGCCTTCATGCTCACAGCTCCAATTATTAACCCCGTTGTCTTATTTTCCACCTATGTTGCATTTGGAAGCACTTGGGAAGTTCCGCTTTTACGTGTTGCCGGGAGCCTTGTAGTAGCACTCGTTGTCGGGAATATTATCGCTTATTTTTATAAAGGAACTGGTTTGAAAGAACGGTTTTTAAAATATGAAGCTGCCAGTGAAAAAGTTGCTGTCCCAGCTGGAAACTTAGCCCTTGCAGGAGGTCCAAGTGGGGATGTAACAACAACGAAATTTCAAGTACTAACAACAGAAGGAGCTCAGGCTGAACCAGAGCACGACCATGCGCACCATCATCACAGTGAAGAGCACACACATGAAAAAATGTCTTTTAGTCAAAAAGTTTGGCATACCGTACAGCATGCAGTTGACGAATTCTTTTCTGTCGGCAAGTATCTAGTTTTTGGTGCTTTAATTGCCGCAGCGATGCAAACATATATTAAAACTTCGACACTTGTATCCATTGGACATGGCCCGATTTTATCTATTTTATTAATGATGGTTCTAGCATTTGTTTTATCATTATGTTCTGAAGCAGATGCATTTATTGGCGCTTCATTCCGTAGTGTATTTTCCACGCAATCAATCGTTGCATTTTTAGTGTTTGGCCCGATGCTCGATATTAAAAATTTAATGATGATGTTAGGAGCATTTAAAGCAAAATTTGTCTTATTAATTGTTACGAGTGTAACGATTGTCGTCTTTTTATACGCCTTGGTTATTTAA
- a CDS encoding Vga family ABC-F type ribosomal protection protein: MSIIEINQLKIEIGDRTLVEIPHLLVDKKARIGIIGQNGLGKTTLMEVIAGVKEATSGNITSYGKLAYIKQLHTDKSTQSGGEKTRKAIQHAMRQNPSILLADEPTSNLDVESVKHLERQWSDFHGALMIISHDRAFLDALCTEIWEIKNQEIHVYKGNYHAYLEQKKLQENQAELAYKEFKNKKKQLQASQNYHEIEAGRIVKPGKRLNNKEASAFKAGKGTQQKKQHSTIKALEKRIERLGNVEKPRTTKPIKIVTPDNRLIKKGSTILSAKEATFEIAGKTLFEAKAFSIKAGDKVALIGENASGKTTFLREIIQENPTITCNNQAKIAYFDQELKGLDLAKTLIENITDRSVQTQQVNRDVLGSMHFKESDLHKEVGMLSGGERVKLLLSMLLVSDANFLILDEPTNYLDIYAMEALEMLIKQFTGTVLFVSHDRTFVNQVAEELLVIENNQMTFHRMTFSEYEESKAPSRVTEEDKLILEMRMSEIAAKLMQPNLKPAEKAILEQDYQEIITKRQQFS; the protein is encoded by the coding sequence ATGTCAATAATCGAAATAAACCAATTAAAAATAGAAATAGGGGACAGAACTTTAGTAGAAATCCCTCACCTGTTAGTAGATAAAAAAGCAAGAATCGGCATCATCGGTCAAAACGGCTTAGGAAAAACAACGCTCATGGAAGTAATCGCTGGCGTTAAAGAAGCCACATCAGGAAACATTACTTCATACGGAAAACTCGCTTATATCAAACAACTTCACACTGATAAAAGCACACAAAGCGGCGGGGAAAAAACAAGAAAAGCAATTCAACATGCTATGCGCCAAAATCCAAGCATACTTTTAGCAGACGAACCGACGAGCAACCTAGATGTCGAAAGCGTCAAACATTTAGAACGGCAGTGGAGCGATTTTCACGGTGCCCTAATGATTATTTCCCATGATCGCGCCTTTTTAGATGCACTTTGCACAGAAATATGGGAAATTAAAAATCAAGAAATCCACGTCTACAAAGGAAACTATCACGCTTATTTAGAACAAAAAAAACTACAAGAAAACCAAGCAGAACTTGCCTACAAAGAATTTAAAAACAAAAAGAAACAACTTCAAGCATCACAAAACTATCACGAAATTGAAGCAGGACGAATTGTAAAACCAGGGAAACGACTAAATAACAAAGAAGCAAGCGCCTTTAAAGCTGGAAAAGGCACACAACAAAAGAAACAACATAGTACAATTAAAGCGCTAGAAAAACGGATTGAACGGCTTGGCAATGTCGAAAAACCACGCACTACAAAGCCAATTAAAATCGTCACACCCGATAATCGACTAATAAAAAAAGGCAGTACGATATTAAGCGCAAAAGAAGCAACCTTCGAAATTGCAGGAAAAACACTGTTTGAAGCAAAAGCATTCTCGATTAAAGCAGGAGATAAAGTAGCGCTTATCGGTGAAAATGCTAGCGGTAAAACCACTTTTTTAAGAGAAATTATCCAAGAAAATCCAACTATTACTTGTAACAATCAAGCTAAAATCGCTTATTTTGATCAAGAATTAAAAGGGTTAGATTTAGCGAAGACGCTCATAGAAAACATCACAGATAGGAGCGTTCAAACACAACAAGTAAACAGAGATGTGCTTGGAAGTATGCATTTTAAAGAAAGTGATTTGCATAAAGAAGTCGGGATGCTTTCTGGTGGAGAACGAGTGAAATTACTTCTTAGTATGCTTCTTGTTAGTGATGCGAACTTCCTGATACTCGATGAACCGACCAACTATTTGGACATCTATGCAATGGAAGCTCTGGAAATGCTCATAAAACAATTTACCGGAACAGTGTTATTTGTTTCTCATGATAGAACGTTTGTAAATCAAGTTGCAGAAGAATTACTCGTGATTGAAAACAACCAAATGACTTTCCACAGAATGACCTTCTCAGAATACGAAGAAAGTAAAGCCCCAAGTCGTGTAACAGAAGAGGATAAATTGATTTTAGAAATGCGAATGTCAGAAATTGCTGCGAAACTTATGCAACCGAATTTAAAACCAGCAGAAAAGGCAATTCTCGAACAAGATTATCAAGAAATTATCACAAAAAGACAACAATTTAGTTAG
- a CDS encoding BglG family transcription antiterminator, which yields MDTQKEILAYLYKQEDKWVTSNELADFCECTTRTIRNNIYKINEATPNLINSTKQGYQINRAIHFDFQAESDVSERKSKLLLELIKNSTKGVDLFDLADILFISEVTLKKDIQQLKNELKEANVQIVIDKNQIKLVGKERAKRKYMISLLYEEGGYRESIKGHIQEMLEIVSIDKLQSIVKEVLAEEAITTNQYSMMNIVLHYAISIVRIQQGNTLIETQKTLIRKHSKEYEISKKIAGILSEEYQIHFSEAETKQLGLLYVGLQNEQAANANQAELEQFVDKKIIEALKIVLTNVEEMYLIDLQNEQLFIKLAIHVQSLYYRSRYKAYTRNLSLLDIKTSYPVTFDIAVYISSLLQEKLAIDFNEDEISFIALHIGSFLESENRDYIKLEIGILVDDYHDLKTNMLKKLRTLFENDATIEVIENERCDEHYDIILTTNRDTALEKAGSIFIHPLLTAKDIKKITSRIHTKKKMLENNLLGQQIDRYIVPSLYSNQIDPSELTPQKIREQMVSKMEKAAFVKPDFKEKVEKREQMAPTSFPSGIAIPHSIKNDAIRSGVSMMTLQEPIYWNDVKVKMIALVAISKKDANEFNDFFEKFVEIVSEPINAKRLSMTESFTEFIQKLKMMVEESE from the coding sequence ATGGATACTCAAAAAGAAATACTAGCTTATTTGTATAAACAAGAAGACAAGTGGGTTACCTCAAATGAGTTAGCAGATTTTTGCGAGTGTACAACAAGAACCATTCGCAATAATATCTACAAAATAAATGAAGCAACGCCAAATTTAATTAATTCAACCAAACAAGGGTATCAAATTAACCGAGCGATTCACTTCGATTTTCAAGCAGAAAGCGACGTTTCAGAACGGAAATCCAAATTATTACTAGAATTAATTAAAAACTCCACCAAAGGCGTTGATTTATTTGATCTCGCAGATATTTTATTTATTTCAGAAGTCACTTTAAAAAAAGATATTCAACAATTAAAAAACGAACTAAAAGAAGCAAACGTACAGATTGTCATTGATAAAAATCAAATTAAACTTGTCGGAAAAGAGCGCGCCAAAAGAAAGTATATGATTTCTTTATTATATGAAGAAGGCGGCTACCGTGAAAGCATCAAAGGCCACATCCAAGAAATGCTAGAAATAGTTTCGATTGATAAACTCCAAAGTATCGTAAAAGAAGTTCTAGCAGAAGAAGCTATTACAACTAATCAATATTCGATGATGAATATTGTGTTGCATTACGCCATCAGTATCGTCCGCATCCAACAAGGCAATACGCTCATCGAAACGCAAAAAACGCTTATTAGAAAACACTCTAAAGAATATGAAATCTCAAAAAAAATAGCCGGAATCCTCTCAGAAGAATACCAAATACATTTTTCAGAAGCAGAAACAAAACAACTTGGCCTTCTGTATGTTGGGCTTCAAAACGAGCAAGCAGCCAATGCCAACCAAGCTGAATTAGAACAATTTGTCGATAAAAAAATCATTGAAGCACTTAAAATAGTACTCACCAACGTGGAAGAAATGTATCTCATTGATCTTCAAAACGAGCAGCTTTTTATTAAACTTGCCATCCATGTACAAAGCTTATATTACCGTTCGCGTTACAAAGCTTATACAAGAAATTTAAGTTTACTTGATATTAAAACCTCTTATCCAGTAACCTTTGACATCGCAGTTTACATTTCCTCTTTACTACAAGAAAAACTAGCAATTGACTTTAACGAAGACGAAATATCTTTTATCGCGCTACATATCGGTTCTTTTTTAGAAAGCGAAAATCGTGATTATATCAAACTAGAAATCGGTATTCTTGTTGACGACTACCATGATTTAAAAACCAATATGCTAAAAAAACTACGCACCTTATTTGAAAACGATGCAACAATAGAAGTCATTGAGAATGAGAGATGCGATGAACACTACGATATTATTTTAACGACAAACCGAGATACCGCTCTCGAAAAAGCAGGTTCGATTTTTATTCACCCATTACTCACAGCGAAAGACATTAAAAAAATTACAAGCAGAATCCATACCAAGAAAAAAATGCTTGAAAACAACCTACTTGGACAACAAATTGACCGCTATATCGTCCCGTCACTCTATTCTAATCAAATCGACCCCTCAGAACTCACCCCTCAAAAAATAAGAGAACAAATGGTGTCTAAAATGGAAAAGGCGGCTTTTGTAAAACCAGATTTTAAAGAAAAAGTTGAAAAAAGAGAACAAATGGCACCAACCAGTTTCCCGTCAGGCATTGCGATACCCCATTCAATCAAAAACGATGCCATTCGCAGTGGTGTTTCGATGATGACGCTCCAAGAACCGATTTATTGGAACGACGTCAAAGTAAAAATGATTGCCCTCGTCGCCATCAGCAAAAAAGACGCCAATGAATTTAACGATTTCTTTGAAAAATTTGTGGAAATTGTTTCTGAACCAATCAACGCCAAACGCTTATCGATGACAGAAAGTTTCACAGAGTTTATCCAAAAACTAAAAATGATGGTGGAAGAAAGTGAATAA
- a CDS encoding PTS sugar transporter subunit IIB — MKNILLICGSGASSGFMAAAIRKAAKKRGEKVTVKAASESQIDERINEIDYLLIGPHLAYMLDDLKQKVADKDVLVSVIPQATYGTLNGEKALDLILNMEG; from the coding sequence ATGAAAAACATTTTACTCATTTGTGGGTCAGGAGCTTCAAGTGGATTTATGGCAGCAGCAATTAGAAAAGCCGCAAAAAAACGCGGAGAAAAAGTAACCGTGAAAGCAGCTAGTGAGTCTCAAATTGATGAAAGAATAAACGAAATCGACTATTTACTCATCGGACCACATTTAGCTTATATGTTAGACGATTTAAAGCAAAAAGTAGCTGATAAAGATGTTTTAGTATCAGTCATTCCACAAGCAACATACGGCACACTTAATGGCGAAAAAGCACTTGATCTCATTTTAAATATGGAGGGATAA
- a CDS encoding TIGR03943 family putative permease subunit, producing the protein MFRVFILFGFGFYLMQLHISGDISKYINMKYAYLSFSAMIAAFLLAIIQLIMVFRDEDIGAKTEHMGHTHDGENTILKKIMVYGLLSYALIAGFLFPVATLDSTIVSAKGFHFPKNNAAGDDPYAQNQFLRPDTSGYFGETDYEKMMAKEKAEIIDQNPIKVTDSNYLMTMEILYNYPGEFTGKEIEFTGFVYNDEVTKDNNLFLFRFGIIHCVADSGVFGMLVQMPEKTNFKNDTWLTVKGTITQEYYSPFKMNIPSVQVDSYKEVAKPKSVYVYRKY; encoded by the coding sequence ATGTTTCGAGTTTTTATTTTATTTGGATTTGGCTTTTATTTGATGCAGCTACATATTTCTGGTGACATCAGTAAATATATTAATATGAAATACGCTTATTTATCTTTTTCAGCAATGATTGCCGCATTTTTACTTGCAATTATTCAGCTTATTATGGTTTTTCGTGATGAAGATATTGGCGCAAAAACAGAGCATATGGGGCATACCCATGACGGTGAAAATACTATTTTGAAAAAAATCATGGTTTACGGTTTACTTTCTTACGCATTAATTGCGGGATTTTTATTTCCAGTCGCAACACTTGATTCAACGATCGTTTCCGCGAAAGGCTTTCATTTTCCGAAAAATAATGCTGCGGGCGATGACCCTTATGCCCAAAACCAGTTTTTAAGACCTGATACAAGTGGTTATTTTGGAGAAACAGATTATGAAAAAATGATGGCGAAAGAAAAAGCCGAAATCATCGATCAAAATCCAATCAAAGTAACCGATAGCAACTATTTAATGACAATGGAAATTCTCTATAACTATCCTGGTGAGTTTACTGGTAAAGAAATCGAATTTACCGGTTTTGTCTATAACGATGAAGTGACAAAAGATAATAATTTATTCTTATTTCGATTTGGAATTATTCATTGTGTAGCGGACTCTGGCGTATTTGGCATGCTTGTCCAAATGCCCGAAAAGACCAATTTTAAAAACGACACCTGGCTTACAGTAAAAGGAACAATCACTCAAGAGTACTATTCACCTTTTAAAATGAATATCCCGTCTGTACAAGTAGATAGCTATAAAGAAGTAGCAAAACCAAAATCAGTTTATGTCTATCGTAAATATTAA
- a CDS encoding glycoside hydrolase family 1 protein, with the protein MFENYQFPKDFLWGGAIAANQAEGAFKVDGKGISLADLHKYHKGKTNDEISEEQHKGVSLADIKASIEDKVNYYPKRHGIDFYHTYPEDLALLAEMGFKTFRTSIDWTRIFPTGEEEEPNEAGLKYYDQLIDKIIELGMEPIITILHYETPVEIVLNHGGWHNRKVIDLFEKYGKTVLDRYSKKVKYWIVINQINLIQFEPFNSTAIPYDAVDDYLSATYQAVHNQFVASAKIYEYGKALNPDLMIGTMLADCTAYPYSCDPDDIVLAMKRNRMEYFFADVQFQGEYPQYALNYLAENNITIEITEEDKAILQKNTMDYLALSYYYSQMVDSKKNDLDPASITPNPHLKANPWGWAVDPKGLYNALSQYWDRYHKPIIIAENGFGMYDELDNGEIHDDYRIDYLSAHLKEMKRAMYDGVEVIAYCAWGPIDIVSCSSAQMEKRYGFIYVDLDNEGNGTGKRIKKDSFSWYKKVIESNGEDLEV; encoded by the coding sequence ATGTTTGAAAATTATCAGTTTCCAAAAGACTTCTTATGGGGTGGAGCTATCGCAGCCAACCAAGCAGAAGGTGCATTTAAAGTAGATGGAAAAGGAATTAGTTTAGCAGATTTACACAAATATCATAAAGGTAAAACAAACGATGAAATTAGCGAAGAACAACATAAAGGCGTAAGTTTAGCTGATATTAAAGCAAGTATAGAAGATAAAGTAAACTATTATCCGAAACGCCACGGTATTGATTTTTACCATACTTATCCAGAAGATTTAGCTCTTCTTGCTGAAATGGGTTTTAAAACATTTCGAACTTCGATTGACTGGACGCGAATTTTCCCAACTGGAGAAGAAGAGGAACCAAATGAAGCAGGTTTAAAATATTACGATCAATTAATCGACAAAATAATCGAACTTGGTATGGAACCAATTATTACCATTTTGCATTATGAAACACCAGTAGAGATTGTCTTAAACCATGGTGGATGGCATAATCGGAAAGTCATCGATCTGTTTGAAAAATACGGCAAAACCGTCCTTGATCGTTACAGTAAAAAAGTGAAATATTGGATTGTTATTAACCAAATTAATCTAATCCAATTTGAACCATTCAACTCCACTGCCATTCCATATGATGCTGTCGATGATTATTTATCAGCAACGTATCAAGCAGTTCATAATCAATTTGTTGCTAGTGCGAAAATTTATGAATACGGCAAAGCGCTGAATCCAGATTTAATGATTGGTACGATGCTGGCAGATTGCACAGCCTACCCATACTCATGTGACCCAGACGATATTGTGCTTGCAATGAAACGTAATCGGATGGAATATTTCTTCGCAGACGTGCAGTTCCAAGGAGAATATCCACAATATGCACTTAATTATCTTGCTGAAAATAATATTACAATTGAAATCACAGAAGAAGACAAAGCTATTTTACAAAAAAACACGATGGATTATCTAGCACTTTCTTATTATTATTCGCAAATGGTCGATTCCAAGAAAAATGATTTAGATCCCGCTTCGATTACCCCAAATCCGCACTTAAAAGCAAATCCGTGGGGCTGGGCTGTGGATCCGAAAGGGCTATATAATGCTCTGTCACAATACTGGGATAGATACCATAAACCAATCATTATTGCAGAAAACGGCTTCGGAATGTACGACGAATTAGACAATGGCGAAATCCATGATGATTACCGCATTGATTATTTATCTGCCCATTTAAAAGAAATGAAACGCGCGATGTATGACGGGGTAGAAGTGATCGCATATTGTGCATGGGGCCCAATTGACATCGTTAGTTGTTCTTCCGCGCAAATGGAAAAAAGATACGGTTTCATCTACGTTGATTTAGACAACGAAGGGAACGGCACAGGCAAAAGAATTAAAAAAGACAGCTTTTCATGGTATAAAAAAGTAATAGAGTCTAATGGGGAAGATCTAGAAGTTTAA